Sequence from the Balaenoptera acutorostrata chromosome 4, mBalAcu1.1, whole genome shotgun sequence genome:
ACAGAAGGCCAGCTCGGTTACTGAGGCACACGGGGAGGTCTCAGGGAATTGAGAGAACCACTCCGGAAGAAGCAAACCGCCAGCCTCTCCAAAGAAGGAGGAGCGTACCGGTGTTGAGAGTGGCTCATGCCACGGCACCGTCAGCCTCCCTGGGTATCCACGGCGCCCCAGTGAGAACTGAGCGGAGACCGGCAGCCCGGAGCCCTCCCCGTGAGATGGTCCGAGACGAGGGGTCTTCAGCTCGGTCAAGAATGTTGCGCTTCCCGTCTGGCTCCAGCTCTCCCAACATCCTTGCCAGCTTTGCAGGGAAGAATAGGGTGTGGGTCATCTCGGCCCCCCACGCCTCGGAAGGCTACTACCGGCTCATGATGAGCTTGCTGAAGGACGACGTGTATTGTGAGCTGGCGGAAAGGCACATCCAGCAGATCGTGCTTTTCCACCAGGCAGGCGAGGAAGGAGGCAAGGTGCGGAGGATCACCGCTGAGGGCCGGGTCCTGGAGCAGCGCCTGGACCCCAGCCTCATCCCAAAGCTCATGAGCTTCTTGAAGCTGGAGAAGGGCAAGTTTGGCATGGTGCTGTTGAAGAAGACGCTGCAGGTGGAGGAGCGCTACCCTTATCCGGTCAGGCTGGAGGCCATGTATGAGATCATCGACCAGGGCCCCATCCGCAGGATAGAGAAGATCAGGCAGAAGGGTTTTGTGCAAAAATGTAAGGCCTCCGGGGTAGAGGGccaggtggtggaggaggggaacGATGGTGGAGAGGCAGGAAGGCCAGGCCTGAGCAGtgagaagaggaaaggggagcAGAGGAGAGCACAAGTGCTGCCCACCAGAGAGAGTCGGCTGAAGGTGATGAGAAAACCGGCCACGGCTGCGGGGGCCCCTCCTCCACCGCCCACAACCCCACGGGCCACCACCCTGCCTCCTGCTGCAGTCACAGCAGTGACTCGGGCCACCTCTCGGGTGGTGACGGTAACTGCAAGACCTACAACCCCCATGGGCTTTCCGATCACCCAGAGGCCCTGGACCCCCCGGGTGCACCCTTCCTCGGAGCCTCACAGGGCCTCCGCAACAGCCGAGGTGGCCACTGCCAGGGGGTCCGTGGCCTCCAAGAACATCTACCCTCCACCCAGGAAGGAGCCGCCCAGGGAGAGGCCGCAGACCGCCCGGAGGCCCGGCAAGGCCACCAGCTTCGAGCGCTTCACGGCTGCCCCTCCCACCACCGTCTCCGAGCCCCGCACCAGGGCTGGCGCCGGCCGTTTCCAAGACAACCGCACGGACAGGTGGGAGCACGGCCCCCGGGACCCAAATGTGGGGCCGGGTCCTCACAAGCCAGCGAAGGGGAAACCTCCCCAAAAGAAAGCCCGGGACAAAATCCTTAGCAATGAGTACGAGGGTAAGTATGACCTCAGCCGGCCGACCGCCTCtcagctggaggaggagctgcAGGTGGGGAATGTTGCCCCCAAAAAAGCGAAGGAGTCTAAAAAGCACGAAAAGCTTGAGAAACccgagaaggagaagaaaaagagggtgAAGAGTGAGAAAGCAGACAAGTTACTCAAGAGTGAAAAGCAAGTGAAGAAGGACAAGGCTGAGAAAAAGAGcaggcaggagaaagagaagaacaagaagaagAAGGCGGGGAGAACGGAGCAGGACGGGCACCTGAAACCCGCAAAACACTTCACTCAGAGTCCCAGGAAGTCGGTGACCGACCTGCTGGGGCCCTTGGAAGGCAAACGAAGGCTCCTTGTAAGTAATCTTCTCCTTGGCATTGTTCTGGGGGCCGAGGCAGTGTTAGGGcttggtgtgttagttttctaaAATCACATTGTTGGATGGTAGCCTGTGGCTGAACAGGTGCTATGTCAGGAAGATCATGAGGTTTGTCAAGGAAAGCCAGCCAGGCCAGTGGTTCCTTTTGGTTAAGATATTCTATGAACCTCTATCCACACAGACCCACAGCCCTAAGTACAGAATCAGTGACTGGGGGATCTTAGCCATGAGCCCAGGGAAGCACCTGTACTCAGCTTCTTCCAAACCCATCAGACCCATCCCCACTTTACTGCTCTCTTCCACAGGACAGTGGAAAGATACACAGGAGGGTACCGCTCCCTTTTGCCAAGTGCGAAGAATAAAAGACTACCTAAAGTGGAATGCACTGGCTGTGGTCACAATTTAGGAAAAGCGTTTCTCTCTGCATGAGCTTAAAAACTAGAAGCATGTGTATGGGTAAATGGCAGGTGTCCTCCTTTCCCCCCTAATTAGGTATATATCAGCAATTGGAAGACTCAAAGGGGAAAGTAGGGCAGCCTGGGTGGGGAGTGGGTATGACGGGAGTGGGGAAGGGTCCTTGTTGGTCTGCCCTCACGAATATACTTTTAAAACCAGCTGGCTAAAATCTTCTCCCCTAAAGGCTGCCTCCCCCACTGCTTTGCCACCGTCCAAAGAATGATACCAGAACCTAGTCAGACCCAAGAGGGCTTTGGACAGGAATAAGCACCATCTTAAACGTACAGACAATTCTCATCAGTGTAGAGAACGGCTCCTCTTCTCTCAATGTCTCCTTGCCCCTATTTTAGTGCCCTTCCAAGATTTTGCCCCTAGCTTCTTAATGCTACATTTTACTCCAGGCTGTCTAGGAGGAAAATGGCATAATGCAGTTAATTCAGAGAAAAAGATCAGCAAGTTGATGTTGGGTAACCTGAGTCAGGAATAATTCTCTCAGCTAGCTGGGTGGAAGGGAGCTGTCCCATGCCATTGAGGACAGCATCTATCCTGCTGAAGACACAAGGTGACTCCATGCCCTGCATTCCTGCCACCGAAAGAGATGGCATCTTTTAGAGGGTCTTTTAGTTTTTCCAACTAAATTTGGATTAATGGTCTGAGCAAAGTGACTCTGGTGTCCATGTATCTTTAGTGgtttcaaaaagttaaatgtgCATTTGAAATGTTATTCAGAGCAGAGTCCCTTGTGATATTTATCATGGGTGGGACATATCCCCAGATTCTCTTAGCTATTTCATCCATAGTGTGTGTATCTATGTATTAGAACAAAGCCTAAGTTTTGGTTGATTCTACaggttcatgtgtgtgtgtgtgatgtgtgtgtgtgtgatgtgtgtgtctttttatatattttttgtatgttGTTACCTCGTTTTTCACCAGAGCCTTAAAGTAACTGTATAAACTTAGGTTAGCAGAGGACAGGCTGACTGTTAGAGTAGTTTAACAGCTGCTTGGTTATTCCCAGAGTACACAGGTTTCCAGTCAGAACCAGAAGAATCACTGATTTCAGAGTAGAATTCTACCTAGTACAGAAACTCCGGGGGCAAAGTGTTCTCTTTGGGGTATGGGAAAGCATTAGTAGTGTGCTCTATTGCTCTCTTCCTGAGTACCTGGGACTTTGTCCAGCCTACTAAAGCATATCACCCAACCCTGGCCATTTGGCCAGCAGGGCAGACATAGTGTTCCTCATGGTCAGGTTTTAACCAGGGGGGAAATAATCATGGGTAAAATGTCAGGATTGTAATTGTGCACCCATCTGGCAAATACTTCCACTGCCCCTAGCTTGTGAGTCAGAAGAAAGGGGTTTTCATACTATATCCCTGATATTAGTCATGCCTTTCATTTCTCTCGCTTTCTCTCCACTCCCTTAGTCAGGGATTTGAAAGCCCAGCTGGGTCTTTTCTGCTTTTAACAGTATCCCTGATCATAAATTTCTAGCAAATGAAACTCAAACGACAGGTTCTGCTGATGTCATGTGAGGCAAAACAGAAACCAGCTGGGATTGCTCATGGCAGGGTTGCTCTTTGGGGTTGGACAGAGAACCGGGATTgttattagaaagaaaatacCAACAGGAGGCATTTCAGTCTCACATTTCAGTCCCACGTGTGCTCAGCTGATGATCATGTCGGAACTGTGTTCCCTGAAGAGTAAGGATGTCTAAAATAAGAATGGATTAGACAAGACTTGATGAAATAAACACAACGTAAAGtcaaaagatggagagaaaagtgTCTTTTTCACCAGACAGAGAGGAGACCAGGGTCTCTGGGTGAAAGGTTTTGCTGgtgtcatttatcttttttccattcatttttccCGTCAAGCATGGCTGACGTTATTCAGGAAGTTTCAGTGATTCAATTAATATTCATTAAGGCTCAGCAGCCTCCAAGCTGTTAAAGTACAGCTGACAACATAGCCCTCCAACTGGCCTCAGCCTAACCCAGTGTGCTCAAACTGAAATGAGGTTTGCATTCCAAGAAATTGTGCTGGCCTTGTAGCTCACCTTTCCAGATTCTCAGTAACTTGGTGCCCAACTACAGTTAACCTACtgctttgcatttatttgtaGCATTCTTTAGATGTGAAAACATCACATAACGGCTACTTAACTACTTAGAGAGACACTGGCAGAGATGGTATAGGTTATGGTCAGGTGAACAGCATCCTAATGGTCTTCCAAAGGAGCTGCAGGTAGAGCCAGGTGTCCTATTCTTAGGCCAGAGGTCAAGCCTCCAAACCCTCTGCCTCTCAGCCTGTCAACTGAAAGGGACACATCCTGCAAGGTGCTTTGCTGAGACTGTGGATTAATTTTCACAACAGTCCCATGAGGAAGGACTAATCAACTCCATTTACAGAGGAGGCAACAGAAACTTAGACAAGTTGAGAAGTTTCCCGAGGCGTATAGCTAATACGTGACGAAGGCAGAATTAGAACTGGGgtctgtttgatttttaaaactgaggGTCAAACCACTTCCCCGTTCTGCCTTCCCATGGGTGTGAGCTTATCATGGGCATATGCCATAAAGAGAAGGGGAACCTGAGAAATGAACCTGTTCGTTAGTAATACggatgttttaaaattcattttcaaccTTGAATTACTCATATACAGGGTGAGGTACACCAATTGTCAACATTTTGTGTTGAGCACCAATGTAGAGTTTCTGTCTTTAATACCCAGCTAGTTCTTTGCACCTCAACTCACCGGCTTTCCACACAGTCAGCGGAGAACAATAGATTGAATTCCAGTTAACCTAACCCCTCAGACTGGTTGGTGTTGGTTTGGGGATGACAACAGTGAGAATATAGATGCGTTGTTTATCACTAAAACACTGGGCTCTGGAGTGTAGCTGAAAAGCCATCATGTTGTGCCCTGAGATCTACCTACTGGTCAATGAGCAAGAGGGCTCATCACGCCACAGTACATAGATTCAAGTTCAAGTTTAAGCATTCTTTGGAGACTGAATCTCCCGTAATTCAAGTACGTTAATACTTTTAACCTTACCTCAGAAATTTGGATATTGGAACAACAATCTACTTACTTGgtttaattttagaaaaggaTATAAAGCTCCGGTTTGCTAAGGCAGACTACCAGCTGGGATGCTATTTCTCAGAATCCTGTCCTAGTATTTTGAGCTTAACACAGTATTTGGAATAAGTTGAGACTTAAAATATCTTCCCCCTGACATCTTCACATTCCTGTTTGTGCCCTTTACTTATGCAACCTGACTTCATTATACTCTGAGGCTGCTTGTGCCAACACACCAGTTGGAacagaaacataaaaaagaacaacacaATTCTAAATTCACTTTACATGCCCTGATTTATCACCACCAAACTGGAAAGAGGCCAAGTGCTAGACAATAATGTTTACTGAGAAGTGCTAGAATGATCTTTTTAGGAAGCGGGGACTGGATACCATCTTAAACACTGTTCGAAGTACTGCCACGCTAGAAAATGAATGGGACGTAGATGTCAACACACAGGGAAAGAGTTGCTGAAATACGTTTAGATGATCAGCCTCTTTTACTTTCTGTGCTGCAAACTCGAGGAGCAGATTGAACGTAAGGGAGAGTGTCTTTACCAACGGTTCATGGGCTGCATCTAGACTTTCATAACCAGGGAACCACTCCTCTGGCTGGAATGATCTGTGTAGCCTGAGGAACGTGGGCCAGAATTGTGCTTCTACTGTCTGCAGGGCAGTGGTGGGGCTGTGGCTTCAAGTGCCTTGAAGAACGGATCCTCTGGTTGGGGAGATATGacataaacataaaacaaagTGGTAAAAGGAAAGACATAAATTTCAGATGAGCCGTGCAGACAATAAGAACAGTAATTAAAAGGAGAAAGCATTGTGGGCTAGAAGACACTTTAAGGAGGATGCTGCATTTGAAGAATGACTCAGATTCTGATAAGGTGGAAGGGTGGGGAGGACTTTCTGGGTGAGAAGGGTGACATGGgtgaaggcagaggaaggaatgtgAGTGAGTTATTCAGAGGCAACATACATCTATGATGCTCTGGTGCACGCAgcctgtgtatatattatatataatatatatactaatataatatatatactaatatatatgcTTGATTCTCACTACTTTATGAGTTCGTAGGGAAGTTGTTCCATAGTAAaggtgagaaaactaaggttcagaATGTTAAGTGGCCTTGTTGAGGTTACAGAGTAGCCAGGGGTTGAACTAGGGCTAAAATTCAGGCCTTCCAATTTTGAC
This genomic interval carries:
- the CCDC80 gene encoding coiled-coil domain-containing protein 80; this encodes MTWRMGPSFTMLLALWLVCGSEPHAHAMNRGSHGGQKAPPVSPVNRRPARLLRHTGRSQGIERTTPEEANRQPLQRRRSVPVLRVAHATAPSASLGIHGAPVRTERRPAARSPPREMVRDEGSSARSRMLRFPSGSSSPNILASFAGKNRVWVISAPHASEGYYRLMMSLLKDDVYCELAERHIQQIVLFHQAGEEGGKVRRITAEGRVLEQRLDPSLIPKLMSFLKLEKGKFGMVLLKKTLQVEERYPYPVRLEAMYEIIDQGPIRRIEKIRQKGFVQKCKASGVEGQVVEEGNDGGEAGRPGLSSEKRKGEQRRAQVLPTRESRLKVMRKPATAAGAPPPPPTTPRATTLPPAAVTAVTRATSRVVTVTARPTTPMGFPITQRPWTPRVHPSSEPHRASATAEVATARGSVASKNIYPPPRKEPPRERPQTARRPGKATSFERFTAAPPTTVSEPRTRAGAGRFQDNRTDRWEHGPRDPNVGPGPHKPAKGKPPQKKARDKILSNEYEGKYDLSRPTASQLEEELQVGNVAPKKAKESKKHEKLEKPEKEKKKRVKSEKADKLLKSEKQVKKDKAEKKSRQEKEKNKKKKAGRTEQDGHLKPAKHFTQSPRKSVTDLLGPLEGKRRLLLITAPKAENNMYVQQRDEYLESFCKMATRKVSVITIFGPVNNSTMKIDHFQLDNEKPMRVVDDEDLLDQHLISELRKEYGMTYNDFFMVLTDVDMRVKQYYEVPIAMKSVFDVIDTFQSRIKDMEKQKKEGIVCKEDKKQSLENFLSRFRWRRRLLVISAPNDEDWAYSQQLSALSGQACNFGLRHITVLKLLGVGEEVGGVLELFPINGSSVVEREDVPAHLVKDIRNYFQVSPEYFSMLLVGKDGNVKSWYPSPMWSMVIVYDLIDSMQLRRQEMAIQQSLGMRCPEDEYAGYGYHSYHQGYQDGYQDDYRHHESYHHGYPY